The Candidatus Omnitrophota bacterium genomic interval AGGTGGAGATAGTCAGTGATCCGGGAAAACTTATTGAAACCGACGGGATCATCGCCCCGGAAGCGAACAAGCTGGATATTGTGGTCAATGATATGGAATTCGTGGAAACGCGTATGTCCCGGGTCAACGACGATGTTGAGAAAGCGCTTCTGGTCCGTTTTAAGGAGCAGTTGGATAAAGAAGGGCTGCTTTGCGAGCTATCCTTGAGCGAAGATGAAAAGAAGGTCATATCCGGGTACTCGCTTTTAAGCATAAGGCCGGTGTTTCTGGCCGGCCCGGCGGATCTTGAGGAGAAAGATAAGCTTTTATTTGCTGCCTACACGCATTTCGGATACATAAGTTTTTTTACCTGCGGGGACAAGGATAGCCATGCCTGGGCGATCAGAAAAGGGGCTACCGCCTGGGAGGCCGCCGGAGCGATCCATTCGGATATTCAGAAAGGTTTTATACGGGCGGAAGCTGTCAGTTATTCCGACCTGATCGCGGATGGAAGCTTTTCAAAAGCGCGTTCGAACAATCATTTGCGCCTGGAGATGAAGGATTATGTGGTTCAGGATGGGGATATGCTCACCATCCGCACCAACAAGTAAACAGAATAAAAAAGGAAGGGAAAATGATCAAGATAAAGAGGGCTCTGGTAAGCGTTTCTGATAAAACCGGGATAATCGACCTATGCAAGACCCTGAACAAATTCAAGGTGGAGATCCTTTCCACCGGCGGGACCGCGAAGATAATAAGCCAGAATAATATCCCGGTGACGGAGGTTTCCGATTACACGGGATTCCCGGAGATGCTCGACGGCCGGGTAAAAACCCTGCATCCGAAGATCCACGGAGGGCTCCTTGCCCTCAGAGAGAACCCGGAACATATGAAGACCCTTAAGCTACACGATATAGGGCTTATCGATATGGTCGTAGTGAATCTTTATCCTTTCGAAAAGACCGTGAGCAAGCCGGATGTTACACGCAGTCAGGCAATAGAGAATATAGATATCGGCGGGCCTTCTATGCTGCGCTCCGCGGCCAAGAACCACCAATCGGTGGCGGTTGTTTCCGACCCGCAGCAA includes:
- a CDS encoding DUF933 domain-containing protein — protein: MKIGIYGTDVFSQGKANLIDPRVKALKQMFNSAKEVYIQVEIVSDPGKLIETDGIIAPEANKLDIVVNDMEFVETRMSRVNDDVEKALLVRFKEQLDKEGLLCELSLSEDEKKVISGYSLLSIRPVFLAGPADLEEKDKLLFAAYTHFGYISFFTCGDKDSHAWAIRKGATAWEAAGAIHSDIQKGFIRAEAVSYSDLIADGSFSKARSNNHLRLEMKDYVVQDGDMLTIRTNK